The Verrucomicrobiaceae bacterium DNA window CGACGACCTGCTCGCGGTAGCAGCGGTCCATGCGCTGGAGGAAGGCCTCAAAGACCGCTTTCCCCACCTCACAGCCGCCTTGATTGATGTCGTGCGCCACATCATCTGCCAGGAGGCGGAGGAAGGCTTCACGGTCGCCAGAGTTGAAGGTGGCGTAGTAAGTGTGGATGAGCTGGAGGGCGTTTTCGCGTGGGCTGGTCATGGTCACACGAGCATGTGGAGATGCCGCAAAGCGTCAATGTAGAGCTAACGGACGCAGGCACTTGCATGAGATGTGCTGAGCACTGCCAAAGGGTGGCTATACAGGCCCCGGATAGGCGTCCATACGCTCCAAATCCATGCCCGCATTTTCTCACCCTACCTCGAACCGCAACACCACCTTGCCAAAGTCCAGCACCCGCGTGCCATCGGGCAGCGTGCTGCGGAATTCGGCAGGGATTTGGTAATACTTCGAGCGCTGATCCGCCTCCTCACCGGGATTCACACGGATCACCAGCCCGGCTTTCTTCAGTTGCTGGAGATGCCGTCCCATCATGTCTGGATGGCAGTCCAACCTCTTCGCAAGCACGATCACCGATGGGAAACTCCCATCCGCCAGCTCCCGCAGCACCGCATGGCGCATCGGGTCCGTGATCGCGCGGAGGACGACCAAAGCAGCGCCGACAATCCCAGATTGCACCTTCACCGAGTCTCCAAGGCCCAGAAACCAGAGCCCACCGTCTGCCATTCGCCCCCAAAAAGCTCCCATACCAGAGCCCAAAAGCAGGGTAATCGAGCCCCCCAGGCTCCGATGCCCGAGCTTCCACTCTGGTAATACCACCCCCAAACCCTCAATACCAGAGCCTCCAGCAGGGTAATTGCAGTTCCAAAGCACCGATGCCGGAGCCCAGAGCCGGGTAATCGGTGCTTTAGGGTGCCAAAGCCAGAGCCCAAGCTCTGGCATCGGAGCAAAAGTCTCGAAATGAAGACTTTTTGGCATAAATGGCTGCCCGGGCAAGACCGGGAAGCTGACTATTCATGCGCTGCCGAGCAGACTGCGAGCCCTCAGTCATACAGCCTCAAAAACGCCTCCAAATCCTCATCCGGCTGGCAGAGGATCACATCGAAGGGCAGCAGGTCTCCGTCCTTCAGGTAGCAGTTTCGCGGCAGGGCGTCGATGGCGAGCGTCTGGAAGGCGTAATTGAAGAACAGGCTGTGTTGGCCCGTGGGATCGACGATCCGCGTCCAACCGGACGCGATGAATTGCTGCTCGATCTCGCGATCCGTAGCCGGTTCACCATGATACTGCGGCTGGCTGATGGCGAAGGACACCTGCCCATCCGCCCACCGCACCACGGAGGTGAGCTTCACATCATCGCCAAACACGTCATTCGCCGCGATCCAGCGCTCCAGATACTCCATCGGCGTGGCATGGATGAACTCGATGGCCTTTCGCGTGCCCGGCTCGCCACGCAGGTTTGGCACTGCATGTGTCAGCACCTTCGGAATGAGGCCGAATTTGGGCGGGATGGTGATTTTGACCATACGGTCGATCTCCTCATCAAACTCGACGAGATGCTCGGTGCCGAGATGGGACTCCGAAGCGGCCTTGAAATGCTCCCAAGAGACGTCGGGAGTGCTTAAGAGCCCAAGTTCGCGACCGAGAGCACAAGCTTGTTCGGCTTGGTCTTTCGCGAGGCGGGCCCGGTCGTTCCCAGCACCTTCGAGGTGGTGGCCACAAAGGTCGCGTAGTCGGTCACGGAAGGCTTCAAGCGAATGGCCTTCGTGATGGGCTGCGGGCTGTTTTTTTTCGGATTCACGATGGGTGGAGTATGCAGGATGACAAAGTTGGCGTCAATACAGCGTTCCTGTGGGAATATGGGCAGCCAGCGAGTTCAGTTTTTTCCGTGGTTCCTCTCGTGCAAATGAATTCAGAAAGCTCCAGGCAATAGATTCAAGGGACTGGAACTCCCGATCAAATATAGATGAAGTTTTGACCTCCCCGTTACCTGCCAACTCCTTCACTTGTGAAGTAAGCGCCGTCCTCAGTGCTTCAAGATCAATAATCTCGCTAATATCACGAATCGACTTTTTGTCCTTCCAAGTCCAACAACAGGAAGCATCATCAGGAGTGCCTGAAAAGCCGCAGCCTGCTGCAAGGAAGTGAAGGGCCAAATCCGGTCTTTTGGTAACAATTTCCGTCACTCGCGCTCGCGTCTCACCTTCTTTTCGATTTCGCCAAATTAGGCAAACCATTTCCATGGTGGAGTTGGAGCTATCGGGTGGATATTCGATGAACTCCTTCAGAACCCTTTCTGCGAGCGCCTGCTCAACAAGTGCAGGTTCCCACTTGATTCCGCCGCTTGTCTTGGATCCTTTGCTTCTGCAATATTCGGGCAAATTGTCGAGGAATGCACATGACCAACCAAAATCCGTTGAGGCTCGGATCGCAATCAATGCTGCCGAGCTGACAGATTCCTCCGAGCCTAAGGTCAGGGTTGTTTCGGCAGCAATCTCCGCGCTTTGATTGCGGTAGGTCCCTGAAAATACGCCAGTTCGAGTGTTAGGAGTGTCTTTTGCTGCTTGAGCAAGGACTTGAATCAGTGGCAATTTTGATGTGAGTTGCAGGTCATTTACCATCAATCGCAATTTGCCAAGAAAAGCTGCGACATAGGGAGCGCCGAGGTGTGCACAAAGTGAGTTATGTGCTGGAGGAAGATTATCAGGTTGGAGAGAGCTTACCCAATCGCCAACGATGTTGTCACCGACATCATCTTCTTGAATTGCGCCTGAAAAATATCGCCAAAAGTAATCCTTCGAGCAAAGCCTACGATCTCTACTCCATTCATCGTGGTTCTCACCTTCGGCGTTTGGGATCAACTGCGGAAACCAGAGCTCAAGTCCGCTTTTCACTTCTTCATGCTCTCGGTCGGTTACTTCGCCGATAGAAGTAATAATCTCAGACCAAGCCTGGTTCTTATATTTTGATCTGCGCTCCTCGTTTGCGAAGAGAGCCTCGACAGCTGATTCCAAAGATTCACCACGCATCATCCTCGGCATGAGTTTTCTAATGGTTTCGTGAAGGGCGGGTCTGAGCAGCCTGATTGATTCTAGAAGCATTAAATCGACAGGATTGAGTTCGCCGACAGGCAACATTCCTAATGCAAATCGATAAGCATTCGCGAGCGATTTTGCTTTTCGTGGAGTCGTCACCATTGGCATGCACAGGTGATCAAATATTTTAGTGCATCTGGTTGCTTCGCCGCCTGTCAACCTATGACCTGATTGGGGTATCACTTCACAAAGCAGTTTGAAAGTGTAATCGCGAAGTTTGTAATCGGGAATAGATGGAAGCGAGAGCCTGACATTGATGATCTTTTCGAGGTAAGATCGACCGGTTTTCGAATCTCCATCAATTCGCTGCCCAATGATTTGGCTCACATGATCCTCATCCATGGCCAGCAGATAGGTCGTGTTTGGAAGATCGGCAGTGAGCTTGATCAAACGAAACAGTGTCAGAATCTCGCTGGCTTCCAACCGATCAATGTCATCAAGTAACACAATGATCCTCCACTTGGATTTCTCGAGATGCGCTCGCGCTTGAGCCCGAACTTCCTCGATTTGAGTGCGTAACTGGCCACTCAAAAACCCAAGCGCGCCAGTTGCCAAGGCACCACTCCCTGCGCTCTGAAGGTCAGCAAAGGCTCCAGCCATGCTTTTCAGTGCATCCATGTGTTTGGCCAAACCATTTTTGATCCCCTGCCATGCGGTTAGGACTTCAAGCTCCGGATCGATGGCCTTTACCAATGCGGAGAACAATTCAAATATCAGAACATCCTCACCGCTGAATCTCCAAGGATTAAACTCGGCAATCTTGCACTTCCCCAGAACAGCCA harbors:
- a CDS encoding helix-turn-helix transcriptional regulator, with the translated sequence MQSGIVGAALVVLRAITDPMRHAVLRELADGSFPSVIVLAKRLDCHPDMMGRHLQQLKKAGLVIRVNPGEEADQRSKYYQIPAEFRSTLPDGTRVLDFGKVVLRFEVG